One Bacillus amyloliquefaciens DSM 7 = ATCC 23350 DNA window includes the following coding sequences:
- a CDS encoding class I SAM-dependent methyltransferase, which translates to MDTNPYYDEKQQNYYEGLNPYLLKKIDKNWRTVLDVGCGTGNLGAAIEDRGITVYGIEAYPEAAEKAENKLSHVLCGDIESAILPYKSEQFDCMLFGDVLEHLVDPWSVLKKLRPYLKKDGTVLACIPNVGHISVVLELLAGKWTYRDAGLMDQTHLRFFTREETLSLFKASGYEVKSIEAIRVDHPSYHKAIASLHEVCVQLGIRHDFLTEASAYQYVIEAERSM; encoded by the coding sequence ATGGATACGAATCCCTATTATGATGAAAAACAACAGAACTACTACGAAGGCCTGAATCCTTATTTATTAAAAAAAATAGACAAAAACTGGCGTACAGTGCTTGATGTCGGCTGCGGCACCGGTAATTTAGGCGCGGCAATTGAAGACCGCGGAATAACGGTTTACGGTATTGAAGCGTATCCCGAAGCAGCTGAAAAGGCGGAAAACAAATTGAGCCACGTGCTTTGCGGCGACATTGAATCCGCCATTCTTCCGTACAAATCAGAGCAATTCGACTGTATGCTGTTCGGAGACGTACTGGAGCATCTTGTCGACCCGTGGTCAGTGCTGAAAAAACTTCGCCCTTATTTAAAAAAAGACGGCACAGTGCTTGCATGCATACCGAATGTCGGCCATATCTCGGTGGTGCTTGAGCTTTTAGCCGGCAAATGGACTTACAGAGATGCCGGATTAATGGATCAGACCCACCTGCGTTTTTTTACGCGTGAAGAGACTCTTTCCTTATTTAAAGCCTCCGGTTATGAGGTGAAAAGCATTGAGGCGATCCGTGTTGATCATCCCTCTTATCACAAGGCCATCGCATCTTTGCACGAAGTCTGCGTACAGCTTGGCATAAGACATGATTTTCTGACAGAGGCATCGGCCTATCAATATGTGATTGAGGCTGAGAGGAGCATGTAA
- a CDS encoding FTR1 family protein, protein MARKIAFMLFSLLVIFSSSAVAKGADPIDSLISLNQQMIQSARDGNLQSVEKTFSQFKTVWKKEEPAIKKANISSYSKMNSNIAMISLSLINKDTKKVQAALSELGSHLETYRQAVTLKDAAGGSSRLTLSAYIQSLKETKQLIKSSQTAEAQTKIDQLVTNWLAVEGDVVSQSKAAYTTSEENLALMKAEAENRPDQAIKHIDEMIQLLEPIASSSYSWLDAALIPVREGMEALLVIGALLTMTKKARVTRSSAWIWGGASLGMLVSLGAGVGVTLLFSSNIFGENNFLLGGVTGILSAVMLLYVGVWLHRNASMDKWREKINTQKSQALKKGSLLSFALIAFLAVVREGLETVIFFIGLVGKLRLTELIGGTAAGLLILAAAGFLMIKLGMRIPLKPFFLLSMAVVLYMCVKFLGTGVHSLQLADILPSDAESWLPSVSFLGIYPSIYSTIPQLVIIGFLAVALVMEILKIKSNRREVAK, encoded by the coding sequence ATGGCACGGAAGATTGCTTTCATGTTATTCAGCCTGCTCGTCATTTTCAGTTCTTCTGCCGTGGCGAAAGGCGCTGATCCCATCGATTCACTTATCAGCCTGAATCAGCAAATGATTCAATCTGCAAGAGACGGAAACCTGCAATCCGTCGAAAAAACATTTTCACAATTCAAAACTGTATGGAAAAAGGAAGAGCCTGCTATCAAAAAAGCAAATATATCTTCCTACTCAAAAATGAACTCCAATATCGCAATGATTTCACTTTCTCTGATTAATAAAGATACAAAAAAAGTACAGGCGGCGCTTTCTGAGCTTGGGTCCCACTTGGAAACCTACCGGCAGGCCGTCACATTAAAAGACGCAGCCGGAGGGAGCTCAAGACTTACACTCTCTGCCTATATTCAAAGCTTAAAAGAGACGAAACAGCTGATAAAAAGCAGCCAAACCGCTGAAGCCCAAACAAAAATCGATCAGCTTGTCACGAATTGGCTGGCAGTCGAAGGAGACGTCGTGTCCCAATCAAAAGCGGCCTACACGACTTCAGAAGAGAACCTGGCGCTTATGAAGGCGGAAGCTGAAAACCGCCCGGATCAGGCCATTAAGCATATTGACGAAATGATTCAGCTCCTTGAGCCGATTGCGTCGAGCAGCTACAGCTGGCTGGACGCCGCTCTTATCCCGGTAAGGGAAGGAATGGAAGCGCTTCTTGTGATCGGCGCGCTTTTGACGATGACGAAAAAAGCCCGGGTCACCCGTTCATCAGCTTGGATTTGGGGCGGAGCGTCACTCGGCATGCTCGTCTCTCTCGGTGCGGGAGTCGGCGTCACACTGCTGTTTTCCTCGAACATTTTTGGCGAAAACAATTTTCTGCTCGGCGGCGTGACCGGCATTCTGTCTGCCGTGATGCTCCTGTATGTCGGCGTCTGGCTCCACCGGAACGCTTCAATGGATAAATGGCGGGAAAAAATCAATACGCAAAAATCGCAGGCGCTTAAAAAAGGCAGTCTGCTGTCCTTCGCGCTGATCGCCTTTTTGGCGGTCGTCAGAGAAGGGCTTGAAACAGTGATCTTTTTTATCGGCCTCGTCGGCAAGCTGCGGCTTACAGAATTAATAGGAGGAACCGCGGCGGGATTGTTGATCCTTGCGGCAGCGGGTTTTCTCATGATTAAGCTCGGAATGCGGATTCCGTTAAAGCCGTTCTTTCTGCTGTCCATGGCTGTCGTGCTGTATATGTGCGTGAAATTTCTCGGTACGGGCGTCCACAGCCTGCAGCTGGCGGATATTCTGCCGTCTGACGCCGAAAGCTGGCTTCCGTCGGTATCATTTCTCGGCATCTATCCGTCGATTTACAGCACAATTCCGCAGCTGGTCATCATCGGATTTTTAGCCGTCGCACTCGTTATGGAAATCTTAAAAATAAAATCGAATAGAAGGGAAGTTGCAAAATGA
- the thiM gene encoding hydroxyethylthiazole kinase yields MDAQTAAQNLSKVREQSPLVHSITNNVVTNFTANGLLALGASPVMAYAIEEAADMAKIAGALVLNIGTLSAASVEAMIAAGKSANENGVPVIFDPVGAGATPFRTASARKIIQEVRLSVIRGNAAEIANIAGAADWKIKGVDAGEAGGDLIQLAKTAASRLKTVVAITGKTDVISDGTDIYAVHNGDKLLTKVTGAGCLLTSVIGAFCAAEQDVLQATVSAVSVYGSAAQLAAQNSSHKGPGSFQIELLNKLSGISEQEAAELATIERVTEK; encoded by the coding sequence ATGGACGCACAAACCGCAGCTCAAAACTTGAGTAAAGTGCGGGAGCAAAGCCCGCTCGTTCACAGTATCACGAATAATGTCGTCACGAACTTCACCGCTAACGGCCTGCTCGCGCTCGGCGCATCGCCCGTCATGGCATATGCAATCGAGGAAGCAGCCGACATGGCGAAAATCGCCGGAGCGCTCGTCCTGAATATAGGCACTCTCAGTGCGGCTTCGGTTGAAGCGATGATCGCAGCCGGAAAATCGGCTAACGAAAACGGCGTTCCGGTCATTTTTGATCCGGTCGGCGCCGGCGCCACACCGTTTCGGACAGCATCAGCCCGCAAGATCATACAGGAGGTGCGCTTGTCCGTCATTCGCGGAAATGCCGCGGAAATCGCCAATATTGCCGGCGCCGCCGATTGGAAGATAAAAGGCGTGGATGCAGGGGAAGCCGGAGGAGATCTGATTCAGCTCGCCAAGACCGCTGCAAGCAGGCTGAAAACGGTCGTTGCGATTACCGGAAAAACCGACGTGATCTCCGACGGCACCGACATATACGCCGTACATAACGGCGATAAACTGCTGACGAAGGTAACGGGGGCGGGGTGTCTGCTGACATCTGTGATCGGAGCCTTCTGCGCAGCGGAGCAGGACGTTCTGCAAGCAACCGTTTCAGCCGTTTCTGTATACGGAAGCGCAGCTCAGCTTGCCGCTCAGAATTCGTCTCATAAGGGACCGGGCAGCTTCCAGATTGAGCTTTTAAACAAGCTGTCGGGCATCTCGGAACAAGAAGCGGCCGAGCTTGCTACAATTGAAAGGGTGACAGAAAAATGA
- the thiE gene encoding thiamine phosphate synthase: MTRISREMMKDILSVYFIMGSNNTSADPVSVVKKAIEGGATLFQFREKGSGSLTGEDLVLFAKQVQDVCRRAGIPFIINDDVELALRLEADGVHIGQDDADAEETRAAIGDMILGVSAHNVSEVKLAEAAGADYVGMGPVYPTETKKDAEAVQGVTLIEEVRRQGITIPIVGIGGITADNAAPVIEAGADGVSMISAISQAEDPKAAARRFFEEVRRSKAKS, translated from the coding sequence ATGACTCGTATTTCTCGGGAAATGATGAAGGATATTTTATCGGTTTATTTTATCATGGGATCAAATAATACAAGCGCAGACCCCGTTTCTGTGGTGAAAAAAGCCATAGAGGGCGGCGCTACGCTCTTTCAATTTCGGGAAAAGGGGAGCGGTTCTTTAACAGGAGAGGATCTTGTTTTATTTGCAAAGCAGGTGCAGGATGTCTGCAGGCGGGCCGGCATTCCTTTCATTATTAATGATGATGTTGAATTGGCCTTGCGCCTTGAGGCCGACGGAGTGCACATCGGCCAGGATGACGCGGACGCCGAAGAAACGAGAGCGGCAATCGGTGATATGATTCTCGGTGTATCGGCACATAACGTCTCCGAGGTGAAGCTGGCGGAAGCGGCCGGAGCCGATTACGTCGGAATGGGTCCGGTTTATCCGACCGAAACGAAAAAAGATGCTGAAGCTGTGCAGGGCGTTACATTGATTGAAGAGGTGCGACGTCAGGGCATCACCATTCCGATTGTAGGAATCGGCGGCATCACAGCTGACAATGCGGCGCCCGTCATTGAAGCGGGAGCTGACGGCGTCAGCATGATCAGCGCCATCAGCCAAGCCGAAGATCCAAAGGCGGCGGCGCGCAGGTTTTTTGAAGAAGTTCGGCGCTCCAAAGCAAAAAGCTGA
- a CDS encoding glycosyltransferase family protein has translation MDAHSFLFVVCVNDESLYSQCKNHILQLTVPPSHSVDIMPVYDSESMTSSYNKALKHPAKYKIYLHQDTFIIHQHFLRDMLHIFQSHRELGLLGVAGCKTLPPNGIWWESGHRLGKVIEYRVNGYRPLEFENSEENGLFTHADAIDGLLMAAQYDVEWREDLFRGFHFYDTSQSLEFQKHGYQVGVACQKEPWCLHFCGDSFDAAAYEADRQTFVKHYMGKPSC, from the coding sequence ATGGATGCGCATTCGTTTCTGTTTGTCGTCTGTGTGAATGATGAATCGCTTTACTCCCAATGCAAAAACCATATCCTGCAGCTTACCGTTCCCCCCTCACACTCCGTTGATATCATGCCGGTATACGATTCAGAGAGCATGACCTCCTCCTACAACAAAGCGCTGAAACACCCTGCCAAATATAAAATTTATCTGCATCAGGATACATTTATCATTCATCAGCATTTCCTGCGAGACATGCTTCATATCTTTCAATCTCATCGGGAGCTCGGCCTTCTCGGTGTCGCCGGCTGCAAAACTCTGCCGCCGAACGGTATTTGGTGGGAAAGCGGGCATCGGCTGGGAAAAGTGATTGAATACCGGGTGAATGGTTACCGCCCTCTGGAATTTGAAAACAGCGAAGAAAACGGCCTGTTTACGCATGCTGACGCCATTGACGGATTGTTAATGGCCGCTCAATATGACGTAGAGTGGCGGGAGGATTTGTTTCGCGGCTTTCATTTTTACGACACATCACAGTCGCTTGAATTTCAAAAACACGGCTATCAAGTCGGCGTCGCCTGCCAGAAAGAGCCTTGGTGCCTTCATTTTTGCGGTGATTCATTTGACGCCGCGGCATATGAAGCGGACAGACAAACATTTGTCAAACACTATATGGGAAAGCCCTCTTGCTGA
- the efeO gene encoding iron uptake system protein EfeO, which produces MKHIQKAALSAGLLLALCSGCGAQQSASDKGAEKNSVNQEIKTSVDKMEDILTKLNESVKKQDRKGIQQKGKELNSYWLSFENKIRGDYPFEYTDIEKHLQPIYTEAQKDKPDTEKIKSESVSLTASLEELTGAEKSSKKASDQLKKAADDYKTYVKKQSDQLVKSAEAFTDAVKAGDIDKAKSLYPQARVYYERIEPIAESLGTLDPRIDARENDVEEGDKWTGFHKLEKALWKDNKITGEKETAAVLLKDVKELDGSIASLKLTPEQIVAGAMELLNEAGISKITGEEERYSRIDLTDLAANVEGSKAVYETVKSALVKDHSDVTEKLDTEFSEFEVLMSKYKTGDHSYTSYDKLSKDQIREISTKLTALSETMSKIADVL; this is translated from the coding sequence ATGAAACATATCCAGAAAGCGGCTTTGTCAGCCGGCCTGCTCCTCGCTTTGTGCTCGGGCTGCGGCGCTCAGCAGTCAGCGTCTGACAAAGGAGCCGAAAAAAACAGTGTAAACCAGGAAATCAAAACATCAGTTGACAAAATGGAGGATATTCTCACCAAACTGAATGAATCCGTTAAAAAACAAGACCGGAAAGGCATTCAGCAAAAAGGGAAAGAACTGAACAGCTACTGGCTCTCATTTGAAAATAAAATCCGCGGCGATTATCCGTTTGAATACACAGATATCGAAAAGCACCTGCAGCCGATTTATACAGAAGCACAAAAAGATAAGCCTGATACAGAGAAGATTAAATCGGAATCCGTATCGCTGACAGCCTCGCTGGAAGAGCTGACGGGCGCTGAAAAAAGCAGCAAAAAGGCGAGTGACCAGCTCAAGAAAGCGGCTGATGACTATAAAACATATGTGAAAAAACAGAGCGATCAGCTTGTAAAGTCGGCTGAAGCGTTTACAGACGCCGTCAAGGCCGGGGACATCGATAAAGCAAAATCACTTTATCCGCAGGCGCGCGTCTATTACGAGCGAATTGAACCGATTGCCGAAAGCCTCGGCACGCTTGACCCGAGAATCGATGCCAGAGAAAATGATGTGGAAGAAGGCGACAAATGGACGGGCTTCCACAAGCTTGAAAAAGCCCTCTGGAAGGACAATAAGATTACTGGCGAAAAAGAAACGGCCGCCGTCCTGTTAAAGGATGTGAAGGAGCTTGACGGCTCTATCGCTTCTCTCAAACTGACGCCGGAACAAATCGTCGCCGGCGCCATGGAGCTTCTCAATGAAGCGGGCATCTCAAAGATCACGGGTGAAGAAGAACGTTACTCCCGAATTGATTTAACAGATCTGGCTGCTAATGTCGAAGGCTCAAAAGCCGTATATGAAACTGTGAAAAGCGCGCTTGTGAAAGACCATTCCGACGTCACGGAAAAGCTGGATACGGAATTCAGCGAATTTGAAGTTTTGATGTCGAAATACAAAACGGGTGATCACTCGTATACGTCTTATGATAAATTAAGTAAAGATCAAATCAGAGAGATAAGCACAAAGCTGACGGCCCTTTCTGAAACCATGTCGAAGATTGCCGATGTGCTTTAA
- a CDS encoding TetR/AcrR family transcriptional regulator, translating to MKKNKFQIKREETFESFIDAGLHLLIDRAYDTVSIDEISKAAGYSKGAFYVHFESKEDFLKHLLDRHQIKKRIITGYLDEIERQSARPLTLYEAARSAADLLMHLINSKPAWNIVSFALHMPNYKVVQEYEAYIRLYELWIEESCLYINWLKSRNLIEEQIDTEYTARMMCALIDGMIKQSNVLGRSVTFRSLFDALSVFFSNRKSG from the coding sequence ATGAAAAAAAACAAATTTCAAATTAAGAGAGAAGAAACATTTGAAAGTTTTATTGACGCAGGCCTTCATTTGTTAATTGACCGAGCTTACGATACAGTATCGATAGATGAAATCAGCAAAGCCGCGGGTTACAGCAAAGGCGCGTTTTACGTTCATTTTGAAAGCAAAGAAGATTTCCTGAAGCATTTGTTAGACAGGCATCAGATCAAAAAAAGGATCATTACCGGCTATCTCGACGAAATAGAACGGCAATCAGCCAGGCCGCTGACACTTTATGAAGCGGCAAGAAGCGCGGCTGACTTGCTGATGCATCTTATTAACAGCAAACCGGCATGGAACATCGTGTCCTTTGCCCTTCACATGCCCAATTACAAGGTGGTACAGGAATATGAAGCCTACATCCGTCTTTACGAGCTATGGATTGAAGAAAGCTGCTTGTACATAAATTGGCTCAAATCGAGAAATTTAATAGAAGAACAAATTGATACGGAATACACCGCCAGAATGATGTGCGCGCTCATTGACGGCATGATTAAGCAATCAAACGTGCTGGGGCGCTCCGTCACCTTCCGCAGCCTTTTTGACGCGCTCTCTGTTTTTTTCAGTAACAGAAAATCAGGGTAA
- the efeB gene encoding iron uptake transporter deferrochelatase/peroxidase subunit → MSDEQNKEKQIHRRDVLKWGAVAGAAVAVGASGLGGLAPLFKPAATASKKSQGKSESDQIVPFYGKHQAGITTAHQTYVYFAALDVMSSDKADVISLFRNWTSLTQLLTSGAALSGEQKNKYMPPQDTGESQDLAPANLTVTFGFGPGFFEKDGKDRFGLKDKKPKHLADIPPMPNDKLDKKQGGGDIVIQVCADNEQSAFHAVRNLIKQAVGVCEVRFLNKGFLSGGKNGETPRNLFGFKDGTGNQSTKDENLMNSIVWVQSGEPDWMTGGTYMAFRKIKMFLEIWDRSSLKDQEDTFGRMKSSGAPFGQKKETDPVKLNQIPADSHVSVAKSTGRQILRRAFSYTDGIDPKTGYVDAGLLFISFQKDPDRQFVPMLKALAAKDALNEYTQTIGSSLFACPGGCKKGEYIAQRLLES, encoded by the coding sequence ATGAGCGATGAACAAAACAAGGAAAAACAGATTCACAGACGGGATGTTCTGAAGTGGGGCGCCGTAGCGGGCGCCGCCGTCGCTGTCGGAGCGAGCGGCCTCGGAGGACTCGCGCCGCTTTTCAAACCGGCGGCCACCGCTTCAAAGAAGAGTCAAGGGAAAAGTGAAAGTGATCAAATCGTTCCTTTTTACGGAAAGCACCAAGCGGGAATCACAACGGCGCACCAGACGTATGTGTATTTTGCGGCGCTTGATGTCATGTCAAGCGACAAAGCTGATGTCATCTCCCTTTTCAGAAATTGGACCAGTCTGACGCAGCTGCTGACCTCAGGCGCCGCCCTGTCAGGCGAACAGAAAAATAAATATATGCCTCCGCAGGATACCGGGGAGTCGCAGGATCTGGCACCGGCGAATTTAACCGTTACCTTCGGCTTCGGCCCCGGTTTTTTCGAGAAAGACGGGAAGGACCGCTTCGGACTGAAGGATAAAAAACCGAAGCACCTCGCCGATATTCCGCCGATGCCTAACGACAAACTCGATAAGAAACAAGGCGGCGGTGATATCGTCATACAAGTCTGCGCGGATAATGAACAGAGTGCGTTCCACGCGGTGCGCAATCTGATTAAACAGGCCGTCGGCGTGTGTGAAGTCCGCTTTCTCAATAAAGGTTTCTTAAGCGGCGGAAAAAACGGCGAAACCCCGCGCAACCTTTTCGGATTCAAAGACGGCACCGGCAACCAAAGCACGAAGGATGAAAACCTGATGAATTCAATCGTTTGGGTTCAATCAGGGGAGCCGGACTGGATGACGGGCGGCACGTACATGGCGTTTAGAAAAATTAAAATGTTTTTAGAAATATGGGACCGTTCATCCTTGAAAGATCAGGAAGACACGTTCGGACGAATGAAAAGCTCGGGCGCGCCTTTCGGACAAAAAAAGGAAACCGATCCCGTCAAGCTGAATCAAATTCCCGCCGACTCACATGTCAGCGTGGCGAAATCAACCGGCAGACAGATTCTGCGGCGGGCATTTTCCTATACGGACGGAATTGATCCGAAGACGGGCTATGTTGACGCAGGCCTGCTGTTTATCAGCTTTCAAAAAGACCCGGACCGCCAATTTGTCCCGATGCTGAAAGCTTTGGCGGCAAAGGATGCGCTGAATGAATACACACAAACGATCGGCTCCTCCTTATTCGCCTGTCCCGGCGGCTGTAAAAAAGGAGAATATATCGCCCAGAGGCTGCTGGAATCGTGA
- a CDS encoding DsbA family protein, with the protein MTLQIKVYSDYVCPFCFVGKAAFEEAIKDKDVQVEWMPFELRPSPSPKLDPVNDPAKRQMWENSIEPMARSLGVDITFPRVSPHPYTDLAFEGFHFAKEHGKESEYHTRVFRAFFQEEQNIGDINVLTKLAEEAGLDGGAFKEALETRAYRHMQREALRHAYEEAGITAVPTFIIGDERIPGAAGKETFEQIIERELNKR; encoded by the coding sequence ATGACACTGCAGATTAAAGTATATTCTGATTATGTATGTCCGTTTTGCTTTGTCGGCAAAGCGGCGTTTGAAGAAGCAATTAAGGACAAGGACGTACAGGTGGAATGGATGCCGTTTGAATTGCGTCCGAGCCCCTCACCGAAACTTGATCCGGTGAATGACCCCGCCAAGCGGCAGATGTGGGAAAACTCAATTGAACCGATGGCGCGGTCTTTAGGCGTTGATATAACGTTCCCCCGCGTATCACCGCATCCTTACACGGATTTGGCGTTTGAAGGCTTCCATTTTGCGAAGGAACATGGGAAAGAAAGCGAATACCATACACGCGTTTTTCGGGCGTTCTTTCAGGAAGAACAAAATATCGGTGACATTAACGTCCTGACAAAGCTTGCGGAAGAAGCCGGACTTGACGGCGGCGCGTTCAAAGAGGCGCTTGAGACAAGGGCGTACAGACACATGCAGCGGGAAGCGCTCCGCCATGCCTATGAGGAAGCCGGCATTACCGCAGTGCCGACGTTTATCATCGGCGATGAAAGAATCCCGGGCGCAGCGGGAAAGGAAACCTTTGAACAAATCATTGAGCGGGAATTGAATAAACGGTAA
- a CDS encoding anti-repressor SinI family protein, which produces MKTHVMKEIDQDWHLLIQEARIMGLHIDDVRRFLNAEKAVKKKTPMKNTIRQR; this is translated from the coding sequence ATGAAAACTCATGTAATGAAAGAGATAGATCAAGATTGGCATTTGTTAATTCAAGAGGCTAGAATCATGGGTTTGCACATTGACGATGTAAGGCGATTCTTAAATGCTGAAAAAGCGGTGAAGAAAAAAACACCAATGAAAAACACCATCCGCCAGCGGTAA
- a CDS encoding GtrA family protein, whose protein sequence is MYIIMGVFTTIVNIVSFYILTSVFQMDYKMATVAAWILSVLFAYVTNKLYVFQQKTAGMRSLMKELTAFFSVRVLSLGIDLAMMILLVSQFHMNETLAKIADNVIIVVVNYAASKWIVFRKAKEEGVS, encoded by the coding sequence ATGTATATCATTATGGGTGTTTTCACGACGATCGTGAACATCGTCAGTTTTTACATTCTGACGTCGGTGTTTCAGATGGATTACAAGATGGCGACCGTCGCTGCGTGGATTCTGTCCGTTCTATTTGCTTATGTCACGAATAAACTGTATGTATTTCAGCAAAAAACCGCGGGGATGCGGAGTCTGATGAAAGAACTGACAGCCTTTTTCAGCGTGCGGGTATTGTCTCTCGGCATAGATCTCGCCATGATGATTCTTCTGGTCAGTCAATTTCATATGAACGAAACTTTGGCGAAAATCGCCGACAACGTCATTATCGTAGTCGTCAACTATGCGGCCAGCAAGTGGATTGTCTTCAGAAAAGCGAAAGAAGAGGGCGTGTCATAA
- a CDS encoding galactokinase, which translates to MKHKIKKAFADVFGESEDLRIFFAPGRVNLIGEHTDYNGGHVFPCALTIGTYAAVRERGDRLVRMYSDNFKEAGIKECSLDEIRYQKEDGWANYPKGVMAEYLGSGFSLPHGFDIVFLGNIPNGAGLSSSASIELVTAVILKECHGLDADMIDLVKLAQAAENSFIGVSCGIMDQFAIGMGKKDHAILLNCGTLAFEYTKLGMSGLSIVIANTNKKRTLADSSYNTRLKECREALFDLQKHLSIQSLGELSPSAFDAHAELIQNEVNRRRAKHAVYENHRTQKAAAMFSSNQLHHIGELMRDSHLSLRDDYEVTSLELDTLAEAAWRHAGVVGSRMTGAGFGGCTVSIVKDEAVSDFIETAGAHYEEQTGRKADFYTADIGAGARELKGDDNGD; encoded by the coding sequence ATGAAACACAAAATAAAGAAAGCGTTTGCTGATGTATTCGGGGAATCGGAGGACCTGCGTATTTTCTTTGCGCCCGGCAGAGTGAATCTCATCGGAGAGCATACGGATTATAACGGAGGCCACGTCTTTCCGTGCGCGCTTACGATCGGTACATATGCAGCCGTCCGGGAGAGAGGGGACAGGCTCGTCAGAATGTACTCTGATAATTTTAAGGAAGCAGGCATAAAGGAATGCAGTCTCGATGAGATCCGCTACCAAAAAGAGGACGGGTGGGCCAATTATCCGAAAGGCGTCATGGCGGAATATCTCGGCAGCGGTTTTTCTCTTCCGCACGGCTTCGATATTGTATTCTTAGGAAATATCCCGAATGGCGCAGGGCTGTCATCATCAGCTTCCATTGAACTTGTCACGGCGGTCATTCTCAAGGAATGCCATGGGCTTGATGCGGATATGATCGACTTGGTGAAACTCGCTCAGGCGGCGGAAAATTCCTTTATCGGCGTCAGCTGCGGCATTATGGATCAATTCGCCATCGGGATGGGAAAGAAAGATCACGCGATCCTGCTGAATTGCGGGACGCTCGCCTTTGAATATACGAAACTCGGGATGTCTGGACTGTCGATCGTTATTGCGAATACCAATAAAAAACGAACGCTTGCAGACTCAAGCTATAATACGAGGCTCAAGGAGTGCCGGGAAGCGCTTTTTGATCTGCAGAAGCACCTTTCCATTCAGTCACTCGGGGAGCTGTCGCCTTCCGCTTTTGACGCTCATGCGGAGCTGATTCAGAATGAAGTGAACAGGCGCCGGGCAAAACACGCCGTCTATGAAAACCACCGCACCCAAAAGGCGGCCGCGATGTTCAGCAGCAATCAGCTTCATCACATCGGCGAATTAATGAGGGATTCGCATCTTTCTTTACGCGATGACTACGAGGTGACAAGTCTTGAGCTGGATACACTGGCAGAAGCGGCATGGCGCCATGCCGGGGTTGTCGGGTCAAGGATGACGGGAGCCGGTTTCGGCGGCTGTACGGTCAGTATCGTCAAGGACGAGGCCGTTTCAGATTTTATTGAAACGGCAGGGGCCCATTATGAGGAACAGACCGGGAGAAAGGCTGACTTTTATACGGCGGATATCGGGGCCGGAGCGAGAGAACTAAAGGGGGATGACAATGGCGATTGA